A section of the Spirosoma pollinicola genome encodes:
- a CDS encoding DUF2911 domain-containing protein, with translation MKKVALLFGLLFLTIGATNAQTFRGLDKTPMDMAYYPDDYAHDRKFAPAKIGTDKAMVRVTYNRPFKNGREIFGKLVPYGKVWRAGANEAPEIKFYQDVTIGGKKVPAGNYALLTIPNEKEWTIILSSDVDQWGAYSYNEALDVVRVNVPVQKAENMLENFSIQFAKKDAKNVVMYMGWDTTAVAVPIAL, from the coding sequence ATGAAAAAAGTAGCTTTGCTTTTCGGATTACTTTTCCTGACCATTGGCGCAACGAACGCCCAAACGTTCCGGGGGCTCGACAAAACGCCTATGGACATGGCGTATTACCCGGATGACTATGCGCATGACCGCAAGTTTGCGCCAGCAAAAATTGGCACCGACAAAGCCATGGTGCGTGTTACGTATAATCGTCCATTCAAAAACGGCCGGGAGATTTTCGGAAAATTGGTGCCCTATGGTAAAGTGTGGCGGGCGGGTGCTAACGAAGCCCCCGAAATCAAGTTTTATCAGGACGTGACCATTGGCGGCAAAAAAGTACCAGCCGGAAACTACGCTCTGTTGACCATACCGAATGAGAAAGAGTGGACCATCATCCTCAGCTCCGACGTGGATCAATGGGGAGCCTATAGCTACAACGAAGCGCTGGATGTTGTTCGGGTAAACGTACCCGTTCAGAAGGCAGAGAATATGCTGGAGAACTTCTCGATTCAATTCGCAAAAAAAGACGCCAAAAACGTTGTCATGTACATGGGCTGGGATACCACAGCCGTGGCGGTTCCGATTGCGTTGTAA